A window from Deltaproteobacteria bacterium GWC2_65_14 encodes these proteins:
- a CDS encoding ribosome recycling factor: MSRSLEAFRKELGKIRTGRASFSLLDGIKVDYYGTPTPLQQVGTLSVPESRLITVAPWDAKMIGPIEKAIQASGLGLNPSNDGKIVRIPIPPLTEERRKDLVKVVRKMAEDARIAVRNIRREGIERIKEKEKQKEISEDMMKRWQDKVQKETDSFIKKVDEILKAKEQEILEV, translated from the coding sequence ATGTCCCGGAGCCTCGAGGCCTTCCGGAAGGAGCTGGGAAAGATCCGCACCGGCCGCGCCTCCTTCTCCCTGCTGGACGGGATCAAGGTGGACTACTACGGAACGCCGACGCCGCTCCAGCAGGTCGGCACCCTGTCGGTCCCGGAGAGCCGCCTGATCACGGTCGCCCCGTGGGACGCAAAGATGATCGGTCCGATCGAGAAGGCGATCCAGGCGAGCGGGCTGGGGCTGAACCCCTCGAACGACGGGAAGATCGTGCGGATCCCGATTCCCCCGCTGACCGAGGAGCGGAGGAAGGACCTGGTGAAGGTGGTCCGGAAAATGGCCGAGGATGCCCGGATCGCCGTCCGGAACATCCGCCGCGAGGGGATCGAGCGGATCAAGGAGAAGGAGAAGCAGAAGGAGATCTCCGAGGACATGATGAAGCGGTGGCAGGACAAGGTCCAGAAGGAGACGGACAGCTTCATCAAGAAGGTCGACGAGATCCTGAAGGCGAAGGAACAGGAGATCCTGGAGGTCTGA
- a CDS encoding UMP kinase, translating into MLLKLSGEALMGKQGYGIDGKVLQELAGEIREVASLGVQVALVVGGGNIFRGIGTSKDYGIDRASADYMGMLATVINSLALQDMLEREGVMTRVLSAIEMRAIAEPYIRRRALRHLEKGRVVIFAAGTGNPYFTTDTAAALRAMEINADAILKATKVDGVYDMDPLVHKKAKKFSELSYIEVLQRNLKVMDATAISLCMDNRLPIVVFNLTKRGNVVRAVRGEKIGTVVRGGP; encoded by the coding sequence ATCCTGCTGAAGCTATCGGGGGAGGCCCTGATGGGGAAGCAGGGGTACGGGATCGACGGGAAGGTGCTCCAGGAGCTCGCGGGGGAGATCCGGGAGGTCGCCTCCCTCGGGGTGCAGGTCGCGCTCGTCGTCGGCGGCGGGAACATCTTCCGGGGGATCGGCACCAGCAAGGACTACGGAATCGACCGGGCGTCGGCCGACTACATGGGGATGCTGGCGACCGTCATCAACAGCCTCGCCCTCCAGGACATGCTGGAGCGGGAGGGGGTGATGACGCGGGTCCTCTCCGCCATCGAGATGCGGGCGATCGCCGAGCCCTACATCCGCCGTCGCGCCCTGCGCCACCTGGAGAAGGGGAGGGTCGTGATCTTCGCGGCGGGGACCGGGAACCCCTACTTCACGACGGATACCGCGGCGGCGCTGCGGGCCATGGAGATCAACGCGGACGCCATCCTGAAGGCCACGAAGGTCGACGGCGTGTACGACATGGACCCGCTGGTGCACAAGAAGGCGAAGAAATTCTCCGAGCTGTCCTACATCGAGGTCCTGCAGCGAAACCTCAAGGTGATGGACGCGACTGCGATCTCCCTCTGCATGGACAACCGCCTCCCGATCGTCGTCTTCAACCTGACGAAGCGGGGGAACGTCGTCCGGGCGGTCCGGGGGGAGAAAATCGGCACCGTCGTCCGGGGAGGTCCCTAG
- a CDS encoding translation elongation factor Ts, whose amino-acid sequence MQITSDRVRELREKTGAGMMDCKKALTESGGEMEGAVDILRKKGLSAAAKKASRVASEGAVAAHVGADSAALVEINCETDFVARTDEFQAFAREVAAFVHRRNPAGVEEALGLPAGGGGTLSETLTARVAKIGEKISFRRFARFALPAGQKGVLALYIHAGGKIGVLVELLGAGPETPGVAALAKDLAMQVAAANPTYVAREDVPAETIQREKAIYREQALAAGKPEKILDKIAEGKLEKFYGDFCLVEQAFIKDPDRKVRDRLRETGAAAGGGLRVSRFARFHVGEGLEKRTDDLAAEVARQLGRG is encoded by the coding sequence ATGCAGATCACATCGGACAGGGTACGCGAGCTCCGCGAGAAGACCGGCGCGGGGATGATGGATTGCAAGAAGGCGCTCACCGAATCCGGCGGGGAGATGGAAGGGGCGGTCGACATCCTCCGCAAGAAGGGGCTGTCGGCGGCCGCGAAGAAGGCCTCCCGGGTCGCGTCCGAGGGGGCCGTGGCGGCCCACGTCGGTGCGGATTCCGCGGCGCTGGTGGAGATCAACTGCGAGACCGACTTCGTGGCCAGGACCGACGAGTTCCAGGCTTTCGCCCGGGAGGTCGCCGCCTTCGTGCACCGGCGAAACCCCGCCGGCGTCGAGGAGGCGCTGGGCCTTCCGGCCGGGGGAGGGGGGACGCTGTCCGAGACGCTCACCGCCCGCGTGGCGAAGATCGGGGAGAAGATCTCGTTCCGCCGGTTCGCGCGCTTCGCGCTCCCCGCCGGGCAGAAGGGGGTCCTGGCCCTCTACATCCACGCGGGGGGGAAGATCGGGGTGCTGGTCGAGCTCCTGGGGGCGGGCCCGGAGACGCCCGGGGTGGCGGCTCTCGCGAAGGATCTCGCGATGCAGGTGGCCGCGGCCAACCCCACGTACGTGGCGCGGGAGGATGTCCCCGCCGAAACGATCCAAAGGGAGAAGGCGATCTACCGCGAGCAGGCGCTGGCCGCCGGGAAGCCCGAGAAGATCCTCGACAAGATCGCCGAGGGAAAGCTCGAGAAGTTCTACGGCGACTTCTGCCTCGTCGAGCAGGCCTTCATCAAGGATCCGGACCGGAAGGTCCGGGACCGGCTTCGGGAGACGGGGGCCGCGGCGGGCGGGGGACTGCGGGTCTCCCGGTTCGCCCGTTTCCACGTGGGAGAGGGGCTGGAGAAGCGGACGGACGATCTGGCGGCCGAGGTCGCCAGGCAGCTTGGGCGGGGGTGA
- a CDS encoding 30S ribosomal protein S2: MGNGQGSVITMKQLLEAGVHFGHQTKRWNPKMKRYIFTARNGIYIIDLQQTVRMFRASYDFVRDLAAEGKTVLFVGTKKQAQESVEEEARRAGTPYVNVRWLGGMLTNFQTIRKSLDRLQKLTEMETDGTVEKLPKKEVLKLSKERVKMEKVLGGIRDLRKVPEALFIVDPSREEIAVLEARRLGIPIVAIVDTNCDPDLIDHVIPGNDDAIRAIKLFLSKIADAILEGKAAYAEKTSSVEDKEAETPEVTMALISTEEEPAGEQAAAEEK, from the coding sequence ATGGGAAACGGGCAAGGTTCGGTCATCACGATGAAGCAGCTGCTGGAGGCGGGGGTCCACTTCGGGCACCAGACGAAGCGGTGGAACCCGAAGATGAAGCGGTACATCTTCACCGCCCGCAACGGGATCTACATCATCGACCTCCAGCAGACGGTCCGGATGTTCCGGGCCTCGTACGACTTCGTGCGCGACCTGGCGGCGGAGGGAAAGACGGTCCTCTTCGTCGGGACCAAGAAGCAGGCCCAGGAGTCGGTGGAGGAGGAGGCCCGGCGCGCCGGGACCCCCTACGTGAACGTCCGCTGGCTCGGGGGGATGCTCACGAATTTCCAGACGATCCGCAAGAGCCTCGACCGTCTCCAGAAGCTGACGGAGATGGAGACGGACGGGACCGTCGAGAAGCTTCCGAAGAAGGAGGTCCTCAAGCTCTCCAAGGAGCGGGTCAAGATGGAGAAGGTGCTCGGCGGGATCCGGGATCTCCGGAAGGTGCCCGAGGCGCTCTTCATCGTGGACCCCTCGCGGGAGGAGATCGCGGTGCTCGAGGCGCGGCGGCTGGGGATCCCGATCGTGGCGATCGTCGACACGAACTGCGACCCGGACCTGATCGATCACGTCATCCCCGGAAACGACGACGCCATCCGGGCGATCAAGCTCTTCCTGTCCAAGATCGCCGACGCGATCCTCGAGGGGAAGGCGGCCTATGCCGAGAAGACGTCGTCCGTGGAGGACAAGGAGGCGGAGACCCCCGAGGTCACCATGGCGCTGATCTCTACCGAGGAGGAGCCGGCCGGGGAGCAGGCGGCGGCCGAGGAGAAGTAG
- the secA gene encoding preprotein translocase subunit SecA (functions in protein export; can interact with acidic membrane phospholipids and the SecYEG protein complex; binds to preproteins; binds to ATP and undergoes a conformational change to promote membrane insertion of SecA/bound preprotein; ATP hydrolysis appears to drive release of the preprotein from SecA and deinsertion of SecA from the membrane; additional proteins SecD/F/YajC aid SecA recycling; exists in an equilibrium between monomers and dimers; may possibly form higher order oligomers; proteins in this cluster correspond SecA1; SecA2 is not essential and seems to play a role in secretion of a subset of proteins) — translation MFGNLIRKVFGTHNERVLDRIRPVVERINALEPAVAALPDDRLAARTAEFRQRIEQGEPLDSLLPEVFATVREVGKRVLSMRHFDVQLVGGVVLHEGKIAEMRTGEGKTLAATLPVVLNALTGRGVHLITVNDYLARRDAEWMGAIYKFLGLSVGVIVHGMDDSERQAAYRCDVTYGTNNEFGFDYLRDNMKFRLEDMAQRELHYAIVDEVDSILIDEARTPLIISGPAEESTDKYARINSVIGYLKAEADYKVDEKARSVLMTEDSGIPKIERLLSVDNLYDPKNIEILHHVNQALKAHVLFKRDVDYMVKDGQVVIVDEFTGRLMPGRRWSDGLHQAVEAKEGVKIENENQTLATITFQNYFRIFEKLAGMTGTADTEAVEFKQIYNLDVVVIPTNMPMVRSDLGDQIYRTEREKFQAVLEEVKALHEEGRPVLVGTVSIEKSERLSGLLSRNGIPHNVLNAKHHEREAQIIAEAGQPGKLTIATNMAGRGVDIKLGEGVVAKGGLHIVGTERHESRRVDNQLRGRAGRQGDPGSSRFYLSLEDDLLRIFGSDRIAPIMGKLGMEEGEPIEHGMINKAVENAQKKVEAHNFDIRKHLLEYDDVMNRQRTVIYEMRGEVFSGESMRETVFEMAGEIGEALADRFAEEKVHPEEWDLAGFSDAVYSQFGFRPEFPEEEIPKLSRAKIGDRIEEGYGAAYRKKEEEYGEEAMRYLERMFLLSTIDALWKDHLLSMDHLKEGIGLRGYAQKDPLKEYQREGFEMFSDLAVRIKSETLRRLFHVRVQREEDPARLAAHAPAAPRRVNLSRGEISKAGAKTQQRSSRKVGRNEPCPCGSGKKYKKCCGAGG, via the coding sequence ATGTTCGGAAACCTGATCCGGAAAGTCTTCGGCACCCATAACGAGCGGGTTCTGGACCGGATCCGCCCCGTCGTCGAGCGGATCAACGCCCTGGAGCCGGCGGTGGCGGCCCTCCCCGACGACCGCCTGGCGGCGCGTACGGCCGAGTTCCGGCAGCGGATCGAGCAGGGGGAGCCGCTGGACAGCCTGCTCCCCGAGGTGTTCGCCACCGTCCGGGAGGTCGGCAAACGGGTCCTCTCCATGCGCCACTTCGACGTCCAGCTCGTCGGCGGCGTGGTGCTCCATGAGGGAAAGATCGCCGAGATGCGCACCGGCGAGGGGAAGACCCTCGCCGCGACCCTTCCCGTCGTGCTGAACGCCCTCACGGGGCGCGGCGTGCACCTGATCACCGTGAACGACTACCTCGCCCGCCGGGACGCGGAGTGGATGGGGGCGATCTACAAGTTCCTCGGCCTCTCGGTCGGGGTGATCGTCCACGGGATGGACGACTCCGAGCGGCAGGCCGCCTACCGCTGCGACGTGACCTACGGGACGAACAACGAGTTCGGGTTCGACTACCTGCGGGACAACATGAAGTTTCGCCTGGAGGACATGGCCCAGCGGGAGCTGCACTACGCGATCGTGGACGAGGTCGACTCCATCCTGATCGACGAGGCGAGGACTCCCCTCATCATCTCCGGCCCCGCGGAGGAGTCCACCGACAAGTATGCCCGGATCAACTCGGTCATCGGGTACCTCAAGGCGGAGGCCGACTACAAGGTCGACGAGAAGGCCCGCAGCGTTCTCATGACCGAGGACTCCGGGATCCCCAAGATCGAGCGACTCCTCAGCGTCGACAACCTCTACGACCCGAAGAACATCGAGATCCTCCACCATGTGAACCAGGCGCTCAAGGCCCACGTTCTCTTCAAGCGGGACGTGGACTACATGGTCAAGGACGGCCAGGTCGTCATCGTCGACGAGTTCACGGGCCGCCTCATGCCCGGCCGGCGGTGGTCGGACGGCCTGCACCAGGCGGTGGAGGCGAAGGAGGGGGTCAAGATCGAGAACGAGAACCAGACCCTGGCCACGATCACCTTCCAGAACTACTTCCGGATCTTCGAGAAGCTGGCGGGGATGACCGGCACCGCCGACACGGAGGCGGTGGAGTTCAAGCAGATCTACAACCTCGACGTGGTGGTCATCCCCACGAACATGCCGATGGTCCGGAGCGACCTGGGGGACCAGATCTACCGGACGGAGCGGGAGAAGTTCCAGGCCGTCCTCGAGGAGGTGAAGGCCCTGCACGAGGAGGGGCGCCCGGTCCTGGTGGGCACGGTCTCCATCGAGAAGTCGGAGCGGCTCTCCGGGCTCCTCTCCCGGAACGGGATCCCACACAACGTGCTGAACGCCAAGCACCACGAGCGGGAGGCGCAGATCATCGCCGAGGCGGGGCAGCCCGGGAAGCTCACGATCGCCACGAACATGGCGGGACGCGGGGTCGACATCAAGCTCGGCGAGGGGGTGGTGGCGAAGGGGGGGCTCCACATCGTCGGGACCGAGCGGCACGAGTCCCGCCGGGTCGACAACCAGCTCCGGGGGCGCGCGGGCCGGCAGGGGGACCCGGGCTCCTCCCGATTCTACCTCTCCCTGGAGGACGACCTCCTCCGGATCTTCGGCTCCGACCGGATCGCCCCGATCATGGGGAAGCTGGGGATGGAGGAGGGGGAGCCGATCGAGCACGGGATGATCAACAAGGCGGTCGAGAACGCCCAGAAGAAGGTCGAGGCGCACAACTTCGACATCCGCAAGCATCTCCTCGAGTACGACGACGTGATGAACAGGCAGCGGACCGTCATCTACGAGATGCGGGGAGAAGTGTTCTCCGGGGAGAGCATGCGGGAGACCGTCTTCGAAATGGCCGGGGAGATCGGGGAGGCGCTGGCCGACCGGTTCGCGGAGGAGAAGGTCCACCCCGAGGAGTGGGACCTCGCGGGGTTCTCGGACGCGGTCTACTCCCAGTTCGGGTTCCGCCCGGAGTTCCCGGAGGAGGAGATTCCGAAGCTCTCCAGGGCGAAGATCGGGGATCGGATCGAGGAGGGGTACGGAGCCGCCTACCGGAAGAAGGAGGAGGAGTACGGCGAGGAGGCGATGCGCTACCTCGAGCGGATGTTCCTCCTCTCGACGATCGATGCCCTCTGGAAAGACCACCTTCTCTCCATGGACCACCTCAAGGAGGGGATCGGCCTCCGCGGCTACGCCCAGAAGGATCCGCTGAAGGAGTACCAGCGGGAGGGGTTCGAGATGTTCTCCGACCTGGCGGTCCGGATCAAGTCGGAGACGCTCCGGCGGCTCTTCCACGTCCGGGTGCAGCGGGAGGAGGACCCGGCGAGGCTGGCCGCGCATGCGCCGGCCGCCCCGCGGCGGGTGAACCTCTCCCGCGGGGAGATCTCGAAGGCGGGGGCGAAGACCCAGCAGCGCTCCTCCCGGAAGGTCGGGCGGAACGAGCCTTGCCCCTGCGGGTCCGGGAAGAAGTACAAGAAGTGCTGCGGGGCGGGGGGGTAG